The proteins below are encoded in one region of Helicoverpa armigera isolate CAAS_96S chromosome 11, ASM3070526v1, whole genome shotgun sequence:
- the LOC135117547 gene encoding uncharacterized protein LOC135117547, with protein sequence MGDLPEGRLAHHQRPFTHTGVDLFGPMEVTIGRRREKRYGVLFTCLTVRAIHVELVGSLTTDDVIMALRRMAARRGWPRHLYSDNGTNLRGAYKELKKCVSELDEKLLADGVKSYSMTTTWTFSPASPHWGGAWERLISCVENALKVVLKERAPRDAVLQTLMTEVEVMVNSRPLTHVSVEPNTDETLTPNHFLLGSSSNLPTMGTFDESDTFLRKQWRIAQQLADSFWRRWVKEVLPDMRPRKKYQQEQRPLQVGDLVLIVDPASPRNVWPRGIIRRVMPGQDGRIRVAEVQTKSGILRRPVARVVYIAIGNEC encoded by the coding sequence ATGGGAGACTTACCTGAGGGACGATTGGCGCATCATCAGCGTCCCTTTACCCACACTGGAGTGGACCTGTTCGGACCTATGGAAGTGACCATAGGACGCCGCCGAGAAAAAAGGTACGGCGTGTTGTTTACCTGTCTCACTGTGAGGGCTATACATGTTGAGCTCGTAGGAAGCCTTACTACCGATGACGTCATAATGGCTCTCCGACGAATGGCAGCCAGACGCGGGTGGCCGCGACACCTTTACTCGGATAATGGTACTAATCTGAGAGGCGCCTACAAGGAGTTGAAGAAGTGTGTCTCCGAATTGGATGAGAAACTCTTAGCTGACGGAGTAAAGAGTTACAGCATGACCACTACATGGACATTTTCCCCTGCCAGCCCACATTGGGGTGGGGCATGGGAGCGACTCATCAGCTGCGTGGAAAACGCACTGAAGGTCGTGCTGAAAGAGCGAGCACCTCGAGACGCTGTTCTACAAACTCTCATGACAGAGGTAGAAGTGATGGTAAACAGTCGGCCCCTCACCCATGTGAGCGTTGAGCCGAACACTGACGAGACATTAACACCCAACCATTTCCTCCTTGGCTCATCCTCAAACCTACCGACTATGGGCACCTTTGATGAGTCAGATACATTCTTGCGCAAACAGTGGAGGATTGCTCAGCAGCTGGCTGACTCATTCTGGCGACGGTGGGTGAAGGAGGTGCTGCCGGACATGCGTCCGCGAAAGAAGTATCAGCAGGAGCAGAGGCCCTTACAAGTGGGTGACCTCGTTTTAATTGTCGATCCCGCATCCCCACGAAACGTTTGGCCACGTGGCATAATTCGAAGAGTGATGCCAGGCCAAGACGGCCGCATCAGAGTCGCCGAGGTGCAAACAAAGTCGGGCATATTGCGACGACCGGTAGCACGAGTTGTGTATATAGCTATCGGGAATGAGTGCTGA
- the LOC135117587 gene encoding uncharacterized protein LOC135117587 isoform X2 — MPRRCELGCSHNPGVTQHQFPHPEKNPELFKAWVNIVGGKLETADDIKFYRKRVICDIHFADKFKNRNNRLNNIAVPTLHLQGAPSQDAHMPPATPHIPTELPMPEHNIWNLPSTSKQIVTGAPSQDAHMPPATPHIPTELPMPEHNIWDLPSTSKQIITGM; from the exons atgccgaggcggtgcgaattgggatgttcacacaacccgg gtgtgacacaacatcaatttccacacccagaaaagaatcctgagttattcaaagcctgggttaatatagttggtggaaaactggagactgcagatgatatcaaattttacagaaagcgagtcatctgtgacatacattttgcagacaagtttaagaatcgcaacaaccgtttaaataacatagctgttcctactctccatcttcagg gtgctccatcacaagatgctcatatgcctcctgcaactccacatataccaactgaacttcctatgcctgaacataatatatggaatctgccttctacatcaaagcaaatagtcactg gtgctccatcacaagatgctcatatgcctcctgcaactccacatataccaactgaacttcctatgcctgaacataatatatgggatctgccttctacatcaaagcaaataatcactggtatgtaa
- the LOC135117587 gene encoding uncharacterized protein LOC135117587 isoform X1, translated as MPRRCELGCSHNPGVTQHQFPHPEKNPELFKAWVNIVGGKLETADDIKFYRKRVICDIHFADKFKNRNNRLNNIAVPTLHLQGAPSQDAHMPPATPHIPTELPMPEHNIWNLPSTSKQIVTGAPSQDAHMPPATPHIPTELPMPEHNIWDLPSTSKQIITAAPPNACVIAAEHNYCSKHGIQQRRKLKGDKSKCQCSLYHKISKKNVYT; from the exons atgccgaggcggtgcgaattgggatgttcacacaacccgg gtgtgacacaacatcaatttccacacccagaaaagaatcctgagttattcaaagcctgggttaatatagttggtggaaaactggagactgcagatgatatcaaattttacagaaagcgagtcatctgtgacatacattttgcagacaagtttaagaatcgcaacaaccgtttaaataacatagctgttcctactctccatcttcagg gtgctccatcacaagatgctcatatgcctcctgcaactccacatataccaactgaacttcctatgcctgaacataatatatggaatctgccttctacatcaaagcaaatagtcactg gtgctccatcacaagatgctcatatgcctcctgcaactccacatataccaactgaacttcctatgcctgaacataatatatgggatctgccttctacatcaaagcaaataatcactg ctgcacctcccaatgcgtgtgttatagcagcagaacataattattgcagtaaacatggtatacaacaaagacggaaacttaaaggagacaaaagtaagtgccaatgtagtttataccataagatatccaaaaaaaatgtttatacatag